CGAGGATTTCCTTGATGCGCGGCCAGTAAGTCTCTGGCGGAATGATCACGCCGCCGGCGCCCTGAATCGGCTCGGCAATGAACGCACCGACGTTGTCCACGCCGACTTCGAGAATCTTCTCTTCCAGCTGATTGGCCGCCCAGATGCCGAACTCTTCCGGCGACATGTCGCCGCCCTCGGCGAACCAGTACGGCTGCGCAATGTGGACGATGCCCGGAATCGGCAAATCGCCCTGCTCGTGCATATAGGTCATGCCACCCAGGCTCGCGCCGGCCACGGTGGAGCCGTGATAACCGTTCTTGCGGCTGATGATGACTTTCTTGTTCGGCTGGCCCTTGATCGCCCAGTAATGGCGAACCATGCGCAGCATGGTGTCGTTGCCTTCGGAGCCGGAACCGGTGAAGAACACGTGGTTCATGCCTTGCGGCGCCACGTCGGCGATGGCCTTGGCCAGTTCCAGTGCCGGCGGGTGCGCAGTCTGGAAGAACAGGTTGTAGTAAGGCAGTTCGCGCATCTGCTTGGCAGCTGCGTCGGCCAGCTCATCGCGGCCATAACCGATCGCCACGCACCACAGACCCGCCATGCCATCGAGGATCTTGTTGCCCTCGCTGTCCCACAGGTACACGCCCTTGGCGTTGGTGATGATCCGTGGACCCTTCTCTTTCAGCTGCTTGAAGTCGCTGAACGGGGCCAGATGGTGATCGCTGCTCAGGGCTTGCCACTCACGGGTTTGCGGGTTGTTGCTGGTCATGCCAATTCTCCTTGTTATCGGTGAAGGCGCGGCTGCTGCCAGCCGCGCCCGGCGTATCAGACGGCGAAGAGCAGGTACTCACGCTCCCAGGAACTGATCACGCGCTTGAAGTTTTCATGCTCGGCCCGCTTGACCGCGACGTAGCCGGTGATGAAGGTCTTGCCCAGGTATTTCTCGATGGTCGCGCTGTTTTCCATACGCTCCAGCGCGTCTTCGATGGTCAGCGGCAGGCGCAGGTTGCGGCGCTCATAGCCACGACCCACCACTGGCGCGCTTGGGTTGAGGCCCTCGACCATGCCGATGTAACCGCAGAGCAGGCTCGCGGCAATCGCCAGGTACGGGTTGGCGTCGGCGCCCGGCAGGCGGTTTTCCACGCGGCGGTTCTGCGGACCGGCATCCGGTACGCGCAGGCCCACAGTGCGGTTCTCTTCGCCCCACTCCACGTTCACCGGCGCCGAAGTGTCCGGCAGGAAGCGGCGGAACGAGTTGACGTTCGGTGCGAACAGCGGGAGCAATTCCGGGATCAGTTTCTGCAGACCACCGATGTGGTGCAGGAACAGCTGGCTCATGGTCCCGTCTTCATTGGAGAACACGTTCTTGCCGGTCTCGATGTCGATGATGCTCTGGTGCAGGTGCATGGCACTGCCCGGCTCACCGGTCATCGGCTTGGCCATGAAGGTTGCGGCCACGTCATGCTTGAGCGCGGCTTCGCGCATGGTGCGCTTGAACACCAGAATCTGATCGGCCAGCGACAGTGCATCGCCGTGACGGAAGTTGATTTCCATCTGCGCCGTGCCGTCTTCGTGGATCAGCGTGTCGAGGTCCAGCTCCTGCAGTTCGCACCAGTCGTAGACGTCTTCGAACAGCGGGTCGAATTCGTTCGCCGCTTCGATCGAGAACGACTGACGACCGATTTCCGGACGGCCCGAACGGCCGATTGGCGGCTGCAACGGATAGTCGGGGTCGTCACTGCGCTTGGTCAGGTAGAACTCCATCTCCGGCGCCACGATCGGCTGCCAGCCCTTGTCGGAATAAAGCTTCAGGACTTTCTTGAGGACGTTGCGCGGCGACAGCTCGATCGGGTTGCCTTGCTTGTCGTAGGTGTCGTGGATCACCTGGGCGGTCGGCTCGATGGCCCATGGCACCAGGTACACCGCGTTCTGGTCGGGGCGGCAGATCATGTCGATGTCGGCCGGGTCGAGCAGTTCGTAATAGATGTCGTCTTCGACGTAGTCGCCAGTCACGGTCTGCAACAGCACGCTTTCCGGCAGGCGCATGCCCTTTTCGGCGATGAACTTGTTGGTCGGCGAGATCTTGCCCCGGGTAATACCGGTCAAGTCGCCGATCATGCATTCGACTTCTGTGATCTTGTGGTCTTTCAACCAATCGGTGAGCTGGTCGAGGTTGTTACTCATAAATGCCTCTGGGCTGAGTCTCCTGACATCGTGTCAGGCAAAGTTTGACGCCGTGGCGTCGCGTTAAAGGGGGTTTGCTTGCGCGCAGTACCGGCTTACGCCTGGCACCGCGCATAGACAATGAAAGAGGAGCTTACCTGCCCTTTACGCTGGCGTTGCATTTCCTGTGCACATTCAAGGCGTGCAGAATCATGAGCACGGCTTTGGGAGCGGCACAGGCTTTGGGACTCAAAGGGATCTATATTGGAAGGAGACGCCATAAACAGGATGCTGTCCCGTGCGTCCAGAATATCGGACGTTGCCGTTGGGCCTGATGCGCACGAGAACCTCGTCGACCCGCCACGAGCCATGCTGGCTGCATTACGGACGGATTTGTCGCCACTGATGTGATGAGCATGCAGACCGGACTGTTGCGAGCAGTCGGTGATGCCGATTAACGGCAGGCGAGACATGAAGCACCCCGGTATTATTGCTGTTATGGGTTTGGTCGGAGCTTAGCCTTGTTCATTTTTTTACACAACACCCCCGTAAAAAATACAACACGGCCTGCTCAAGCCCGCGGGTGCCAAGCGTCCCAAGGACAAAAAACTGCCCCAAAGTGCCCCATAAATGCCCTTGCAGCGCTTTTTTAGGGCAAAAAAGGCCTCGCTTGACTTCGGCAGGCCGTTCGGGTTGACTGAAACCAGAAAAGATCAATGATTGATATTTTTAACAACAAAGGTGTTGCATCATGTCGGTACCCCCGCGTGCCGTTCAGCTTAACGAAGCGAACGCGTTCCTTAAGGAACATCCTGAGGTTCTGTACGTTGACCTTCTGATTGCGGATATGAATGGTGTGGTGCGCGGCAAGCGCATCGAACGCACCAGCCTCCACAAGGTTTACGAGAAAGGCATCAACCTGCCGGCCTCTCTATTTGCTCTGGATATCAATGGTTCTACGGTGGAAAGCACCGGCCTGGGTCTGGACATCGGCGACGCCGACCGGATCTGCTATCCAATCCCCGATACCCTGTGCAACGAGCCATGGCAGAAGCGCCCTACCGCGCAACTGTTGATGACCATGCACGAACTCGAGGGTGACCCGTTCTTCGCCGATCCGCGCGAAGTGCTCCGTCAAGTTGTTGCAAAGTTTGACGAGCTGGGCTTGACCATCTGCGCCGCGTTCGAACTGGAGTTCTACCTGATCGACCAGGAAAACGTGAACGGCCGTCCACAGCCGCCACGCTCGCCGATCTCCGGCAAACGCCCGCACTCGACTCAGGTCTACCTGATCGACGACCTCGACGAATACGTCGACTGCCTCCAGGACATTCTGGAAGGTGCCAAAGAGCAAGGCATCCCGGCCGACGCCATCGTCAAGGAAAGTGCCCCGGCGCAGTTCGAAGTGAACCTGCACCACGTCGCCGACCCGATCAAGGCGTGCGACTACGCAGTCCTGCTCAAGCGTCTGATCAAGAACATCGCCTACGACCATGAAATGGACACCACCTTCATGGCCAAGCCGTATCCGGGCCAGGCGGGTAATGGTCTGCACGTCCATATCTCGGTGCTCGACAAAGATGGCAAGAACATCTTTGCAAGCGAGGATCCCGAGCAGAACGCCGCGCTGCGTCACGCGATCGGCGGTGTGCTCGAGACCCTGCCGGCGCAGATGGCTTTCCTCTGCCCGAACGTCAACTCGTACCGTCGCTTCGGCGCGCAGTTCTATGTACCGAACTCGCCGTGCTGGGGCCTGGATAACCGCACCGTGGCGATCCGCGTACCGACCGGCTCAGCCGATGCCGTGCGTATCGAACACCGCGTGGCCGGCGCCGACGCCAACCCGTACCTGCTGATGGCTTCGGTCCTGGCCGGTGTGCATCACGGTCTAGTGAACAAGATCGAACCGGGCGCTCCGGTCGAAGGCAATAGCTACGAGCAGAACGAACAAAGCCTGCCGAACAACTTGCGCGATGCCCTGCGCGAGCTGGACGACAGCGAGGTGATGGCCAAGTACATCGATCCTAAGTACATCGATATCTTCGTCGCCTGCAAGGAAAGCGAGCTGGAGGAGTTCGAACACTCCATCTCCGACCTTGAGTACAACTGGTATCTGCATACCGTTTAAGCGAATTGCGACCAGATAAAACGCCGTCGGCCGTCTTGGCCCACGGCGTTTTTTTATGGCCGGATTCTGTTCTGAATGGCCGCCTGCGGCGGTTCGGGAGCAAGCCCCCTCCCACAGGGGATCTACAGCGGATGGGGATCTTTTGTACGCAGAAGATCAACTGTGGGAGGGGGCTTGCTCCCGAAGGCGTCCTGGCAGACAACACACGGCGCGGCTCGTACAATGCCCGCTGCCCCGCAGGAGACTTCCATGACGCGTCCCGCCCCCGTTCGCAAACCCCGTGCCCGCAGCCAGGCGCGGATCGATTCGATACTCGACGCCGCGCGTACGCTGCTGGCCGCCGAGGGTGTGGCCAGTCTGTCGATCTACAGCGTCGCCGAACGCGCGCAGATTCCGCCCTCCTCCGTGTACCACTTCTTCGCCAGCGTCCCGGCACTGCTCGAAGCGCTGACCGCCGACGTGCATGCGGCGTTTCGCGCCTGCCTGCAAGCGCCGATCGACCACGAGGCGCTGCGCGACTGGCGTGACCTGTCGCGGCTGGTCGAAGAGCGGATGCTGGAGATCTACGACGAAGACGCGGCGGCCCGCCAGTTGATCCTCGCCCAGCACGGCCTGACCGAAGTGACCCAGGCCGACCGCCAGCACGACATCGAACTCGGCGACCTGATGCACAAGCTGTTCGACCATCACTTCGAATTGCCGCGCCTGCCGAGCGATGTCGATGTGTTCGCACTGGCGATGGAACTGGGCGACCGCGTGTATGCGCGCTCGGTGCAGCAGCACGGGCAGATCACACCGCGCATGGCCGAGGAAGGGATGCGGGTGTTTGATGCCTATATCGGCCTGTATCTGCCGCCTTACCTGCCCAAAAGAGTTCTCTAGCGCATTCACCGGCCCCTTCGCGAGCAAGCCCGCTCCCACAGGGGAACGCATTCCAAATGTAGGAGTGAGCCTGCTCGCGATGGCAGCGCCGCCGATTCAAATCCGTGCACAAAAAGAAAAACCCCGAAGGGCTCACGCCTTTCGGGGTTGTTTTTTACTCACTGGCTTACAACTTGGCGATCGACACCTCGGTGGATTTCACGAAGGCGATCACCTCGCTGCCCACCGCCAGTTCCAGCTCCTTGACCGAGCGGGTGGTGATCACTGAAGTGACGATGCCGGAAGCGGTTTGCACGTCGATTTCCGACAGCACGTCGCCGAGAACGATCTCCTTGATCGAGCCTTTGAACTGGTTGCGCACGTTGATGGCTTTGATAGTCATGGCTTTGATTCCTGTCGTTGGATGTAACTTGAGTTATTGCGCCCAACGCAATTGCGTAGGCAGTGGTGAAACAGGTTCCGGCTCCGGCGGCTCGCCGGGCAGGGACAGAACACGGTTGAGCACTTCGGTTTCCAGCGCCGCCAGTCGATGCGATCCGCGCACTCGCGGACGAGGCAACTCCACTTGCAGGTCGAGGCCGACTTCGCCGTCCTCGATCAGAATCACCCGGTCGGCAATCGCCACCGCTTCGCTGACGTCGTGGGTCACCAGCAGCACGGTGAACCCATGCTTTTGCCAGAGTCGTTCGATCAGTTGCTGCATCTCGATGCGGGTCAGCGCATCCAGCGCACCCAGCGGCTCGTCGAGCAACAGCAGGCGCGGCTGGTGAATCAGCGCCCGGGCCAGCGCCACACGCTGCTTCTGCCCGCCGGACAAAGCGGCCGGCCACTCGTTGGCGCGATCGGCCAGACCCACCGCTTCCAGCGCCTCCAGAGCTTGCGAGCGCCAGTTGCCTTTAAGGCCGAGGCCGACGTTGTCGATGATCTTTTTCCATGGCAGCAGCCGTGCTTCCTGGAACATCAGCCGGGTGTCTTCCCGCGCATCGCTCAGCGGCGCGGCGCCGGCCAGCAGGTCGCCGCCAGTCGGGTGGTCGAGGCCGGCGAGCAAGCGCAGGAAGGTGCTCTTGCCGCACCCGCTGCGTCCGACCACGGCGACGAATTGCCCCGCCGGAATGTGCAGGTCGATGTCGCGCAGCACTTGCCGCGCACCAAAGGTTTTCTGCAGGTTGCGCACCACCAGCGGAATCCCGCGCAGCAGGCGTGGAGGTTGTTGAGCGGTCATGCCGCACCTCCCTTGGCAACCTGATAAGCCGGATGCCAGCGCAACCACACACGCTCAAGAGCACGGGCGGCGAGATCAGCAAGCTTGCCGAGTACCGCGTAAAGCAGGATCGCCAGCACCACCACGTCGGTCTGCAAAAACTCGCGGGCATTCATCGCCAGATAGCCGATGCCGGAGCTGGCGGAGATGGTTTCGGCAACGATCAGCGTCAGCCACATGAAGCCCAGCGCGAAGCGCACACCGACCAGAATCGAAGGCAGTGCGCCCGGCAGAATCACCTGCCAGAACAGGCTGAAACCGCTCAAGCCATAACTGCGCGCCATTTCCACCAGCGCCGGATCGACGTTGCGGATGCCGTGATAGGTGTTGAGGTAAATCGGGAACAAGGTGCCCAGTGCCACCAGGAAAATCTTCGCCGACTCGTCGATGCCAAACCACAGGATCACCAGTGGAATCAGCGCCAGGTGCGGCACGTTGCGGATCATCTGTACCGAGCTGTCGAGCAGGCGCTCGCCCCACTTCGACAGGCCGGTGATGAAGCCCAGCACCAGGCCGATGCTGCCGCCGATGGTGAAACCGAGTGCCGCGCGCCAGCCGCTGATCGCCAGATGCGTCCAGATTTCGCCGCTGCGCACCAGACTGACACCGGCCTCGATCACTGCCACCGGTGCCGGCAGGATTCGCGTCGACAACCAACCGGCCGACACCGACAACTGCCACACCGCCAGCAACAGCACCGGCAACGCCCAGGGCGCGAGGCTGTGGATAATTTTGTTCATGGCGCGCCTCAGCTCTGCGACGCGGCTTTGGGAAGAATGTCGTTGGCTACCATCTCGCCGAACGGGCTGACATAACCGGCGCTTTTCGGCAGTTCCGGGCGCTCGATGTCGAGGTGCGGGAACAGCAGTTCAGCGACGCGGTACGATTCTTCGAGGTGTGGATAACCGGAGAAGATGAAGGTGTCGATACCCAGATCAGCGTATTCCTTCACGCGGGCGGCCACGGTTGGACCATCGCCGACCAGCGCGGTACCGGCACCGCCACGCACCAGGCCGACGCCGGCCCACAGATTCGGGCTGACTTCGAGGTTGTCGCGACTGCCGCCGTGCAGCGCGGCCATGCGTTGTTGACCGACCGAGTCGAAGCGCGCCAGCGATGCTTGCGCACGTTTGATGGTGTCGTCGTCCAGATGCGAAATCAGCCGGTCTGCCGCTTGCCAGGCTTCGGCGTTGGTTTCCCGCACGATCACATGCAAACGAATGCCGAAGCGCACGGTACGCCCGAGCTTGGCGGCTTTGGCGCGCACTTGCTCGATCTTCTCGGCCACTGCGGCTGGCGGCTCGCCCCAGGTCAGTACCATTTCGACCTGTTCGGCAGCCAGATCCTGCGCCGCTTCCGACGAGCCGCCGAAATACAGCGGCGGACGCGGTTGCTGGATCGGTGGATAAAGCAGCTTGGCGCCCTTCACGCTGATGTGTTCGCCGTCGTAATCGACGGTTTCGCCTTCCAGCACCCGACGCCAGATCCGGGTGAACTCCACCGAGGCCTGATAACGCTCTTCATGGTTGAGAAACAGACCATCACCGGCCAACTCTTCCGGATCGCCACCGGTCACCAGGTTGAACAGCGCACGGCCGCCGGACAGACGATCCAGGGTCGCTGCCTGCCGCGCCGCGACCGTCGGGGAAATGATCCCGGGGCGCAGGGCGACAAGGAACTTCAGACGCTGAGTCACCGGGATCAGCGACGCGGCCACCAGCCACGAGTCTTCGCAGGAGCGGCCGGTGGGAATCAGCACGCCGCCAAAGCCCAGACGATCCGCCGCTTGCGCGACCTGTTGCAGATAACCGTGGTCAACGGCGCGGGCGCCTTCGGCGGTGCCAAGGTAATGGCCGTCGCCGTGGGTAGGCAGGAACCAGAAGATGTTGAGGCTCATGGAGTGGTCTCCTTGGGGATTCGATTTACTGGGCTTGGGTAACCGAGCTTTGGGCCACAGCGGCCGGTGGTGTCCAGATCACATCCTTGATGCTCAACGGCTTGGGAATCAGCTTGAGCTGGTAGAAGGTGTCGGCGATTTTCTGTTGCGCGGCGACCACGTCCGGGGTCAGGAACAACGCACCGTAGCCCTGGCGTTTCACCGAGGTCAGGGTGATGTCCGCCGGCAGGCCGAGCAGCGGCGCGACCTGCTGGGTCACGTCTTCAGGGTTGGCTTTGGACCACTCGCCAACGGCGCGCACTTCTTCGACAAGGGTCTTGATCACCTCGGGATTTTTCTGCGCGTAGGGTTTGGTCGCGAGGTAGAACTGATGGTTGTCGACGATGCCTTTGCCGTCACGCAGGGTGTGCGCTTGCAGCTGTTTCTCGGCAGCGGCCTGGTACGGATCCCAGATTACCCAGGCATCGACGCTGCCACGCTCGAACGCGGCGCGAGCATCGGCCGGCGGCAGGAACACGGTCTGGATATCGGAGTATTTGAGACCGGCATCTTCCAATGCGCGAACCAGCAGGTAGTGCACGTTGGAGCCTTTGTTCAGGGCGACTTTCTTGCCCTTGAGATCCGCCACCGATTTGATTGGCGAGTCTTTCTGTACAAGGATCGCTTCGCTGTTCGGCGCTGGCGGTTCGTAGGCGACGTAGAGCAGATCAGCGCCGGCAGCCTGAGCGAATACCGGAGGGGTTTCGCCGGTAACACCGAAGTCGATCGAGCCAACGTTCAGGCCTTCCAGCAGCTGCGGGCCGCCGGGGAATTCAGTCCATTGCACGTCCACGCCTTGGGCGGCCAGACGCTTTTCCAGAGTGCCTTTGGCCTTGAGCAGCACCAGCGTGCCGTACTTCTGATAACCGATCCGCAATGTCTCGGCTTGAGCTTGAGTGATGGCGCCGAAGGACACAGCCGCAGCAAACAGAGCGACCAGACCACGACGCAAAAATACAGTGCGCATAGCGCTCTCCTTTTTGCTGTTGGGTTTTGGCTGCACCTGCTTGGCCGTTAGCGGCTGAGTAAGGTGAGTGGAGCAAATTCGGATAAGGCTCAAATGCTCCAGCGAGCACTCAATAAACGTTCATTCAACAGGCCCGGCTCCAGCGGTTTCGGCCGGCGAGCCATGGCACTGACAAACTGATCCAGCGCTTCATGCAGACGCTGTTCCAGCGCTGGCGCCAGTTGCGCCTGGGCGCTGCCTTCGCCATAAGCGATCTGGCTGTCCTCGGCGAAAATGCCCTGGAGCATTTCCTGGGCTTTCAACGCCGACAGCACGGGCTTGAGCGCGTAATCGACCACCAGCATGTGGGCGATGCTGCCGCCGGTGGCCATCGGCAGAACAATCTTGTGGTTCAAGGCGCGTTCGGGCAGCAGATCGAGTACGGTCTTCAGCGCCCCGGAAAACGACGCCTTGTACACCGGCGTGGCGATCAGCAGACCGTCAGCGTTTTCAATCTGCGCCAGCAGGTCGAGCACCTTCGGGCTGTCGAAGCGGGCGTGGAGCAAATCTTCGGCCGGGAAGTCCCGCACCTGATAACTCACCACTTCCACCCCTTGCGCCTGCAACCAGCGTTGCGAGCGCTCAAGCAACACTCCTGAGCGGGAGCGCTGGCTAGGACTGCCACCGAGTGAGACGACCAGCATTGAGACAATTCCTTAAGCGTTACAGGCGATTCGCGGGTTGCGATCTCGCTTCGATGGGAGTGACCTTACCAGCTGATTTATATATCCATAAATCATATTTATTCATTTGGTTATGCGTTTAAGAGATATGCGATTTGCTTTGTTCCGGGCAAAAAAAACAGGCCGTGAAAACGGCCTGAAATCCCCTGCTTTGTGGTTCTGGATTTTGTGTCGGCTTGGCCGACGCCTTCGCGAGCAAGCCCGCTCCCACAGGGGAACGCATTCCAAATGTGGGAGCGGGCTTGCTCGCGAAGGCGGCGGTAGCTACAGCCCAAATTTCACTGATTCACTTGTTCGGCTGCGGCGTCAGGCGCAGGTATGGTTTCACCGCGCGATAGCCTTTGGGGAAGCGCCGCTTGATCTCTTCCTCGTCCTTGAGCGACGGCACGATCACCACCTCCTCACCGTCCTGCCAGTTGGCCGGAGTCGCCACCTTGTAGTTGTCGGTGAGCTGCAGCGAATCGATCACCCGCAGGATCTCGT
The Pseudomonas fluorescens genome window above contains:
- a CDS encoding aspartate aminotransferase family protein, which encodes MTSNNPQTREWQALSSDHHLAPFSDFKQLKEKGPRIITNAKGVYLWDSEGNKILDGMAGLWCVAIGYGRDELADAAAKQMRELPYYNLFFQTAHPPALELAKAIADVAPQGMNHVFFTGSGSEGNDTMLRMVRHYWAIKGQPNKKVIISRKNGYHGSTVAGASLGGMTYMHEQGDLPIPGIVHIAQPYWFAEGGDMSPEEFGIWAANQLEEKILEVGVDNVGAFIAEPIQGAGGVIIPPETYWPRIKEILAKYDILFVADEVICGFGRTGQWFGSDFYDLKPDMMTIAKGLTSGYIPMGGLIVRDEVVKVLNEGGDFNHGFTYSGHPVAAAVGLENIRILRDEKIIENAHNETAPYLQKRLRELNDHPLVGEVRGVGLLGAIELVQDKATRKRYEGRGVGMICRQFCFDNGLIMRAVGDTMIIAPPLVISKAEIDELVTKARKCLDLTLSALQA
- a CDS encoding glutamine synthetase family protein, translated to MSNNLDQLTDWLKDHKITEVECMIGDLTGITRGKISPTNKFIAEKGMRLPESVLLQTVTGDYVEDDIYYELLDPADIDMICRPDQNAVYLVPWAIEPTAQVIHDTYDKQGNPIELSPRNVLKKVLKLYSDKGWQPIVAPEMEFYLTKRSDDPDYPLQPPIGRSGRPEIGRQSFSIEAANEFDPLFEDVYDWCELQELDLDTLIHEDGTAQMEINFRHGDALSLADQILVFKRTMREAALKHDVAATFMAKPMTGEPGSAMHLHQSIIDIETGKNVFSNEDGTMSQLFLHHIGGLQKLIPELLPLFAPNVNSFRRFLPDTSAPVNVEWGEENRTVGLRVPDAGPQNRRVENRLPGADANPYLAIAASLLCGYIGMVEGLNPSAPVVGRGYERRNLRLPLTIEDALERMENSATIEKYLGKTFITGYVAVKRAEHENFKRVISSWEREYLLFAV
- a CDS encoding glutamine synthetase family protein; protein product: MSVPPRAVQLNEANAFLKEHPEVLYVDLLIADMNGVVRGKRIERTSLHKVYEKGINLPASLFALDINGSTVESTGLGLDIGDADRICYPIPDTLCNEPWQKRPTAQLLMTMHELEGDPFFADPREVLRQVVAKFDELGLTICAAFELEFYLIDQENVNGRPQPPRSPISGKRPHSTQVYLIDDLDEYVDCLQDILEGAKEQGIPADAIVKESAPAQFEVNLHHVADPIKACDYAVLLKRLIKNIAYDHEMDTTFMAKPYPGQAGNGLHVHISVLDKDGKNIFASEDPEQNAALRHAIGGVLETLPAQMAFLCPNVNSYRRFGAQFYVPNSPCWGLDNRTVAIRVPTGSADAVRIEHRVAGADANPYLLMASVLAGVHHGLVNKIEPGAPVEGNSYEQNEQSLPNNLRDALRELDDSEVMAKYIDPKYIDIFVACKESELEEFEHSISDLEYNWYLHTV
- a CDS encoding TetR/AcrR family transcriptional regulator, which codes for MTRPAPVRKPRARSQARIDSILDAARTLLAAEGVASLSIYSVAERAQIPPSSVYHFFASVPALLEALTADVHAAFRACLQAPIDHEALRDWRDLSRLVEERMLEIYDEDAAARQLILAQHGLTEVTQADRQHDIELGDLMHKLFDHHFELPRLPSDVDVFALAMELGDRVYARSVQQHGQITPRMAEEGMRVFDAYIGLYLPPYLPKRVL
- a CDS encoding TOBE domain-containing protein is translated as MTIKAINVRNQFKGSIKEIVLGDVLSEIDVQTASGIVTSVITTRSVKELELAVGSEVIAFVKSTEVSIAKL
- the ssuB gene encoding aliphatic sulfonates ABC transporter ATP-binding protein; translation: MTAQQPPRLLRGIPLVVRNLQKTFGARQVLRDIDLHIPAGQFVAVVGRSGCGKSTFLRLLAGLDHPTGGDLLAGAAPLSDAREDTRLMFQEARLLPWKKIIDNVGLGLKGNWRSQALEALEAVGLADRANEWPAALSGGQKQRVALARALIHQPRLLLLDEPLGALDALTRIEMQQLIERLWQKHGFTVLLVTHDVSEAVAIADRVILIEDGEVGLDLQVELPRPRVRGSHRLAALETEVLNRVLSLPGEPPEPEPVSPLPTQLRWAQ
- the ssuC gene encoding aliphatic sulfonate ABC transporter permease SsuC: MNKIIHSLAPWALPVLLLAVWQLSVSAGWLSTRILPAPVAVIEAGVSLVRSGEIWTHLAISGWRAALGFTIGGSIGLVLGFITGLSKWGERLLDSSVQMIRNVPHLALIPLVILWFGIDESAKIFLVALGTLFPIYLNTYHGIRNVDPALVEMARSYGLSGFSLFWQVILPGALPSILVGVRFALGFMWLTLIVAETISASSGIGYLAMNAREFLQTDVVVLAILLYAVLGKLADLAARALERVWLRWHPAYQVAKGGAA
- the ssuD gene encoding FMNH2-dependent alkanesulfonate monooxygenase; its protein translation is MSLNIFWFLPTHGDGHYLGTAEGARAVDHGYLQQVAQAADRLGFGGVLIPTGRSCEDSWLVAASLIPVTQRLKFLVALRPGIISPTVAARQAATLDRLSGGRALFNLVTGGDPEELAGDGLFLNHEERYQASVEFTRIWRRVLEGETVDYDGEHISVKGAKLLYPPIQQPRPPLYFGGSSEAAQDLAAEQVEMVLTWGEPPAAVAEKIEQVRAKAAKLGRTVRFGIRLHVIVRETNAEAWQAADRLISHLDDDTIKRAQASLARFDSVGQQRMAALHGGSRDNLEVSPNLWAGVGLVRGGAGTALVGDGPTVAARVKEYADLGIDTFIFSGYPHLEESYRVAELLFPHLDIERPELPKSAGYVSPFGEMVANDILPKAASQS
- a CDS encoding sulfonate ABC transporter substrate-binding protein, with product MRTVFLRRGLVALFAAAVSFGAITQAQAETLRIGYQKYGTLVLLKAKGTLEKRLAAQGVDVQWTEFPGGPQLLEGLNVGSIDFGVTGETPPVFAQAAGADLLYVAYEPPAPNSEAILVQKDSPIKSVADLKGKKVALNKGSNVHYLLVRALEDAGLKYSDIQTVFLPPADARAAFERGSVDAWVIWDPYQAAAEKQLQAHTLRDGKGIVDNHQFYLATKPYAQKNPEVIKTLVEEVRAVGEWSKANPEDVTQQVAPLLGLPADITLTSVKRQGYGALFLTPDVVAAQQKIADTFYQLKLIPKPLSIKDVIWTPPAAVAQSSVTQAQ
- the ssuE gene encoding NADPH-dependent FMN reductase, whose amino-acid sequence is MLVVSLGGSPSQRSRSGVLLERSQRWLQAQGVEVVSYQVRDFPAEDLLHARFDSPKVLDLLAQIENADGLLIATPVYKASFSGALKTVLDLLPERALNHKIVLPMATGGSIAHMLVVDYALKPVLSALKAQEMLQGIFAEDSQIAYGEGSAQAQLAPALEQRLHEALDQFVSAMARRPKPLEPGLLNERLLSARWSI